A genome region from Coriobacteriia bacterium includes the following:
- a CDS encoding DUF1801 domain-containing protein, producing MAESSSPPTIDDYISGFPPDTQAVLKRMRAIIQAAAPDATESISYQMPTFKLAGKNLVHFAGYAHHIGFYPIPTGIEAFKDELAGYKQGKGSVQFPLTEALPEDLVARIVAFRVGEVTRS from the coding sequence ATGGCCGAGAGTTCCTCGCCACCAACCATCGATGACTACATCTCCGGGTTCCCGCCGGACACCCAGGCGGTCTTGAAGCGCATGCGTGCGATCATTCAAGCGGCAGCCCCGGATGCCACGGAGTCCATCAGCTACCAGATGCCCACCTTCAAGCTGGCTGGCAAGAATCTCGTGCACTTCGCCGGCTACGCGCACCACATCGGCTTCTATCCGATTCCCACGGGTATCGAGGCGTTCAAGGACGAGCTGGCCGGCTACAAGCAGGGGAAGGGCTCGGTACAGTTCCCGTTGACTGAGGCGTTGCCAGAGGACCTTGTGGCGCGCATCGTCGCGTTTCGAGTAGGCGAGGTGACTCGGTCTTGA
- a CDS encoding PhoH family protein, translated as MTRILGHGDELLRVVEDRFESEISVRGNEITISGGVVDGQAVSALFAEMIGLVERGENLSVDSVERSIDLLVGGECTPTALHGDIILTHKGKSVRPKTGGQKRYVDAIRSHTVTFGIGPAGTGKTYLAMAMAVDALKSKAVGRIILTRPAVEAGESLGFLPGTLTEKVDPYLRPLYDALFDMMDAEKSASLLERGVIEIAPLAYMRGRTLNDSFVILDEAQNTTAEQMKMFLTRLGFGSKVVVTGDVTQIDLPRGVSGLREVRGILDGVADISFIELTGKDVVRHRLVQRIVTAYEEYEEAKAAKSDANE; from the coding sequence ATGACGCGCATACTCGGGCACGGGGACGAGTTGCTCCGCGTCGTCGAGGACCGATTCGAGTCCGAGATCTCAGTTCGAGGCAACGAGATAACCATCTCCGGCGGCGTAGTCGACGGCCAGGCCGTCTCGGCGCTGTTCGCCGAGATGATCGGCCTCGTCGAGCGAGGTGAGAACCTGAGCGTAGACTCGGTCGAGCGCTCCATCGATCTGTTGGTGGGCGGCGAGTGCACCCCCACTGCCCTGCACGGCGACATCATCCTCACCCACAAGGGCAAGTCTGTTCGTCCCAAGACCGGCGGGCAGAAGCGCTACGTGGACGCCATTCGCTCGCACACGGTCACCTTCGGAATCGGTCCTGCGGGTACCGGCAAAACCTACCTTGCCATGGCCATGGCCGTCGATGCCCTGAAGAGCAAGGCAGTGGGGCGCATCATTCTCACGCGTCCTGCCGTGGAAGCGGGCGAATCACTCGGTTTTCTTCCGGGAACCCTCACCGAGAAGGTCGACCCCTACCTGCGGCCGCTCTACGACGCGCTTTTCGACATGATGGATGCTGAGAAGTCCGCCTCGTTGCTTGAGCGGGGAGTCATCGAGATCGCGCCGCTCGCCTACATGCGCGGTCGCACGCTCAACGACAGCTTCGTGATTCTTGACGAGGCGCAGAACACCACGGCCGAGCAGATGAAGATGTTTCTCACGCGCCTGGGGTTTGGATCGAAGGTCGTGGTCACCGGCGACGTCACCCAGATCGACCTTCCGCGTGGCGTCTCGGGCCTGCGCGAGGTGCGCGGAATCCTCGATGGGGTCGCCGATATCTCGTTCATCGAGCTCACGGGCAAAGACGTCGTCAGACACCGGCTCGTGCAGCGCATCGTGACGGCATACGAAGAGTACGAAGAGGCGAAGGCAGCGAAGTCGGATGCCAACGAGTAG
- a CDS encoding HDIG domain-containing protein — protein MRPRSRRLFVLVALGAIAGATAIGAAVAFAGDRLSGGTPEEALNAALWGGLGALAAAAVGVSAIPVARRLLISRADVRLVEAASPVNPLMRRLMIEAPGTYTHSLATASLAEAAAEAIGADALLARVGAYYHDVGKLVRPCYFFENLAQGDNPHDAEKPSLSALIITGHVADGLELAQEYDLPQPVRDIIREHHGTSLIRYFYHKATATEPQVFEGDFRYHGGRPRTREAALVMLADATEAAVRALPQPSADEIAIVVRAVIDDKVDDRQLEVSGLSDDEVEQVVGIFSRMLVGMLHARCEYPRLLSTEREGHADQCREPSRV, from the coding sequence ATGCGACCGCGATCCAGGCGGCTGTTCGTTCTCGTGGCCCTCGGGGCTATCGCTGGTGCGACTGCCATCGGAGCCGCCGTGGCCTTCGCCGGCGACCGGTTGTCCGGAGGCACCCCCGAAGAAGCCCTGAACGCCGCTTTGTGGGGTGGCCTTGGAGCACTGGCAGCCGCCGCCGTGGGGGTCAGTGCGATTCCCGTCGCGCGAAGGCTTCTGATCTCCCGGGCGGATGTACGCCTGGTCGAGGCTGCGAGCCCGGTCAACCCGCTGATGAGGCGCCTGATGATTGAGGCACCCGGTACGTACACGCACTCACTCGCGACGGCTAGTCTGGCAGAGGCCGCGGCCGAGGCCATCGGGGCCGATGCCTTGCTGGCGCGCGTCGGCGCCTACTACCACGACGTCGGCAAACTGGTGCGTCCGTGCTACTTCTTCGAGAACCTCGCCCAGGGCGACAACCCCCATGACGCGGAGAAGCCGTCGTTGTCGGCGCTCATCATCACGGGTCACGTCGCCGACGGGTTGGAGCTTGCCCAGGAGTACGATCTTCCGCAGCCCGTGAGAGACATCATCCGCGAGCACCACGGTACCTCGCTCATCCGCTACTTCTACCACAAGGCCACCGCTACCGAGCCGCAGGTCTTCGAAGGCGACTTTCGGTACCACGGAGGACGTCCGCGCACGCGCGAGGCGGCCTTGGTCATGCTTGCTGACGCGACCGAGGCGGCGGTTCGCGCTCTTCCCCAGCCTTCAGCCGATGAGATCGCGATCGTGGTCCGCGCCGTCATCGACGACAAGGTCGACGACCGCCAGCTGGAGGTGAGCGGGCTGTCAGATGATGAGGTTGAACAGGTGGTCGGCATCTTCAGCCGCATGCTGGTGGGCATGCTTCACGCGCGCTGTGAGTACCCGAGACTGTTGTCGACGGAGAGGGAAGGTCATGCAGATCAGTGTCGTGAGCCATCGCGAGTCTGA
- the ybeY gene encoding rRNA maturation RNase YbeY: MQISVVSHRESEPLDLLTFERLAGFVLEREDAPSAVELSIAVVEIAEMTELNTTYRSKEGPTDVLSFPCDDPCAVVGPGESVTLGDVIIAPEVAERQAAEYGHTVEEELNLLLVHGVLHLLGYDHEADEEAAAMQARERVLLEAWQAAS; encoded by the coding sequence ATGCAGATCAGTGTCGTGAGCCATCGCGAGTCTGAGCCGCTGGACTTGCTCACATTCGAACGCCTCGCCGGGTTCGTGCTGGAGCGGGAGGATGCACCTTCGGCCGTTGAGCTGTCGATAGCGGTCGTTGAGATCGCCGAGATGACCGAGCTCAACACCACCTACCGGTCCAAAGAGGGCCCGACGGATGTGCTCTCGTTCCCGTGTGACGACCCGTGCGCGGTCGTGGGGCCGGGAGAGTCGGTGACTCTGGGAGACGTCATCATCGCTCCCGAGGTGGCGGAGCGTCAGGCAGCCGAGTACGGCCACACGGTTGAAGAGGAACTCAACCTGCTGCTGGTTCACGGAGTGCTTCATCTCCTCGGGTACGACCACGAGGCCGACGAGGAGGCCGCCGCCATGCAGGCTCGAGAGCGCGTGCTCCTTGAGGCTTGGCAGGCGGCATCGTAG
- a CDS encoding diacylglycerol kinase, whose amino-acid sequence MTAPSRRSILWSFNFAIEGIVYALRTQRNMRVHVVFAMLIAVVSLVLGIPRLELVAVVFAVSLVLVTELVNTAIEAAVDLSVEQFDPLAKVAKDVAAGAVLVAAINALAIAYLVLFDDVRRVLQDGLNGARLATPDLTVIALGLVLLAVIALKAISREGTWMRGGWPSGHAAIAFAAATIVGFVTGNASALALGYFIAVLVVQSRVESEVHTIPQSLVGAVLGVVLTTAVFQVFFW is encoded by the coding sequence GTGACCGCGCCATCGCGTCGCTCCATACTCTGGAGCTTCAACTTCGCCATAGAAGGCATCGTCTACGCCCTTCGTACCCAGCGCAACATGCGCGTTCACGTGGTCTTCGCGATGCTGATCGCGGTGGTCAGTCTTGTGCTGGGGATTCCCCGACTGGAGCTTGTGGCCGTCGTGTTCGCGGTGAGCCTCGTGCTTGTGACCGAGCTCGTGAACACCGCGATCGAGGCTGCGGTGGACCTCTCTGTTGAGCAGTTCGACCCTTTGGCCAAGGTAGCCAAAGACGTCGCCGCCGGTGCCGTGCTCGTGGCCGCGATCAATGCGCTCGCCATCGCCTATCTCGTCCTCTTCGACGATGTCAGACGTGTGCTTCAGGATGGGCTTAATGGCGCCCGCCTCGCCACTCCCGACCTCACGGTGATCGCTCTGGGGTTGGTGCTGCTGGCAGTCATCGCGCTCAAAGCGATCTCACGCGAGGGTACGTGGATGCGGGGAGGATGGCCCAGCGGACACGCGGCTATCGCATTCGCCGCCGCCACCATCGTGGGGTTCGTGACCGGCAATGCGAGTGCGCTCGCCCTTGGCTACTTCATCGCGGTTCTGGTCGTGCAAAGCCGCGTCGAGTCCGAAGTGCACACCATCCCGCAAAGCCTTGTGGGCGCCGTCTTGGGCGTGGTCCTGACCACCGCGGTCTTTCAGGTATTCTTCTGGTGA
- a CDS encoding hemolysin family protein, protein MIPVVVGMWVVLMVLSTVLSASETSVLLLSVGRVHRLVEAERKGALSLYKLADGRHRLRAASELLAGLAYGAGWFAGWVVGTSYEGALSGGVLGLLAVVVTYSVAQALPRTLAVTNPEPIALDSAPIAWSLTRAIYPVAALLGAPWKWGIALTGAERPFSPWAVTPEWRGSVESEEHAEREEAEEALLEAVSDFAEKVVREVMVPRTDMHALEDTATVAEAVALISHTGVSRVPVYHETIDDVRGMLYAKDLLTALQEGSDATLASLARKPHFVPETKPVQELLVEMRATTHIAIVADEYGGTSGLVTLEDLLEEIVGEISDEYDREELLIEELGEGRFRVDARLPVDDLNELFGTDLEIDADSVGGLFTEVAGHIPEVGESVQLEGLRLTVTVLEGTRIRQLCVEPAGTGGNGDDDA, encoded by the coding sequence GTGATACCCGTAGTGGTTGGCATGTGGGTCGTTCTTATGGTGCTGTCGACGGTACTTTCCGCATCCGAGACCTCGGTGCTGTTGCTGTCCGTCGGGCGAGTTCACCGTCTGGTGGAGGCCGAGCGAAAAGGCGCACTTTCTTTATACAAGCTCGCGGATGGCAGACACCGTCTGCGGGCCGCATCTGAGCTGCTGGCCGGTCTGGCGTATGGGGCCGGTTGGTTCGCGGGATGGGTGGTCGGCACGTCGTATGAAGGCGCACTATCCGGAGGAGTTCTCGGACTGCTCGCCGTAGTCGTGACGTACTCCGTGGCACAGGCTCTGCCGCGGACCCTCGCCGTGACGAACCCCGAGCCCATCGCCCTCGATTCAGCGCCCATCGCCTGGTCACTCACCCGAGCCATCTATCCGGTCGCGGCGCTGCTCGGTGCTCCGTGGAAGTGGGGGATCGCGCTCACCGGCGCCGAGCGTCCGTTTTCGCCGTGGGCGGTCACGCCCGAGTGGCGGGGCTCGGTGGAGTCCGAGGAGCACGCCGAGCGTGAAGAGGCTGAAGAGGCGCTGCTCGAGGCGGTGTCTGACTTCGCCGAGAAGGTCGTTCGTGAGGTCATGGTGCCGCGCACCGACATGCACGCGCTTGAAGACACCGCGACCGTTGCTGAAGCGGTGGCCCTGATCTCGCACACCGGCGTGTCGCGCGTGCCGGTGTATCACGAGACCATCGATGACGTGCGCGGGATGCTCTACGCCAAGGATCTGCTCACGGCTCTGCAGGAGGGCTCCGACGCTACGTTGGCAAGCCTCGCTCGAAAGCCGCACTTCGTGCCTGAGACCAAACCCGTACAAGAGCTCCTTGTCGAGATGCGTGCCACCACCCACATCGCCATCGTGGCTGACGAGTACGGTGGTACCTCCGGCCTGGTGACCCTTGAGGATCTACTCGAGGAGATCGTCGGTGAGATCTCAGACGAGTACGATCGGGAGGAGCTTCTCATCGAAGAGCTGGGCGAGGGGCGGTTCCGTGTCGATGCGCGCCTACCCGTCGATGACCTCAACGAGCTGTTCGGCACTGACCTGGAGATCGACGCGGATTCGGTGGGTGGCTTGTTCACCGAGGTCGCTGGGCACATTCCTGAGGTAGGGGAGTCGGTGCAGCTCGAAGGCTTGCGATTGACTGTGACCGTGCTGGAAGGGACCCGGATTCGCCAGCTGTGTGTCGAGCCGGCGGGTACGGGCGGAAACGGAGACGATGATGCGTAA
- the cdd gene encoding cytidine deaminase, with protein sequence MRNLTQPDLVLLAFAREAQERAYAPYSMFRVGAAVYTEEGETFQGVNIENAAYGATICAERSALAAAVSAGFKNIAAVAVVGDSDAPTVPCGCCRQALAEFNPEMRVIMGGQHDDVMVMTLDELLPEAFVSAYLDQDETT encoded by the coding sequence ATGCGTAATCTCACGCAACCTGACCTGGTTCTACTCGCATTCGCGCGTGAGGCACAGGAGAGGGCGTATGCGCCCTACTCGATGTTTCGCGTCGGTGCTGCCGTCTACACCGAGGAGGGCGAGACGTTCCAGGGTGTCAACATCGAGAACGCGGCCTACGGTGCCACCATCTGCGCCGAGCGCTCGGCGCTGGCTGCAGCCGTCTCGGCGGGCTTCAAGAACATCGCCGCCGTCGCGGTCGTGGGTGATTCGGACGCGCCCACCGTCCCGTGTGGCTGTTGCCGGCAGGCTCTGGCCGAGTTCAACCCGGAGATGCGCGTCATCATGGGCGGTCAGCACGACGACGTCATGGTCATGACGCTCGACGAGCTGCTACCCGAGGCGTTCGTCAGCGCTTACCTCGATCAAGACGAGACCACCTAG